The Lactobacillus sp. CBA3605 genome contains a region encoding:
- a CDS encoding HAMP domain-containing histidine kinase, which yields MTDTTTAKTTQPKRWSLKWKWALGTAIGTALIFICFSLLVYKSFTNLLLRQEQRDVASAVSTIQQSLRTESKGLTIKSVAAKLQPEANVEPSNNMSSRRQGALKTTFFSDSELTALSRTNLAVTVYDPDGTTLYISRRDTHEFKRSQQRAIKLIGHGSAAELVGRAPIRTANKAKVIGYAQVTDSLTDYHSTTHNLMWIFVVMTLIAIFGATLLGYFLAAFLLRPMWQITRTISAVNLDPQTDSRVPDLKRNDELSDLGHLFNDMLDQMQRYITQQQQFVEDVSHELRTPVAIIQGHMELLNRWGKDDPKVLAESLAASLSETKRMQSLVQEMLDLSRAEQLEINFSHETTDVQKLVAQAFNDFKMIHPDFLFTFDDDVEQPVYAQIYRNHLEQILIILLDNAVKYSTKRREIHLSLSTDVRYIEVAVQDFGEGISKDNLDRVFNRFYRVDKARSRDKGGNGLGLSIAQRLVEGYHGRISVESVVGQGSIFRFHLPILKDPKLLAQAADEATTVEKIPKTALPAGIKPATPDPDEPPLDAHEHEK from the coding sequence ATGACTGACACAACAACTGCCAAGACAACGCAACCAAAACGTTGGTCGTTGAAATGGAAATGGGCGCTCGGGACCGCAATCGGGACCGCGCTCATTTTTATTTGTTTTTCATTATTGGTCTATAAGAGTTTCACGAACCTCTTATTACGCCAAGAACAGCGTGACGTTGCGAGTGCCGTGAGCACAATTCAGCAATCTCTGCGAACTGAGTCAAAAGGGCTAACCATTAAATCGGTCGCTGCCAAACTGCAACCGGAAGCTAATGTTGAGCCTAGTAATAATATGTCCAGCCGCCGACAGGGTGCTTTAAAGACGACTTTCTTTTCAGATTCGGAACTAACGGCCTTGTCACGGACTAATCTAGCGGTAACAGTCTATGATCCGGATGGAACGACGCTATATATTTCACGACGTGATACGCATGAATTTAAGCGTAGTCAACAGCGTGCTATTAAGCTCATCGGTCACGGGTCGGCGGCTGAATTGGTGGGCCGTGCACCTATCCGAACGGCCAATAAGGCCAAAGTGATTGGTTATGCGCAAGTGACGGATAGTTTAACCGATTATCATAGTACCACGCATAATTTAATGTGGATTTTTGTGGTGATGACGTTGATTGCCATTTTTGGTGCGACCCTATTAGGATACTTTTTAGCGGCCTTTTTGTTGCGACCGATGTGGCAGATTACTCGGACAATTAGTGCGGTTAATCTCGACCCGCAGACGGATTCACGGGTGCCGGATTTAAAACGTAATGATGAATTGTCTGATTTGGGCCATTTGTTTAATGATATGTTAGATCAAATGCAGCGCTACATCACACAACAGCAACAATTTGTGGAAGATGTTTCCCATGAATTACGAACACCTGTTGCAATTATTCAAGGTCATATGGAATTACTGAATCGCTGGGGTAAGGATGATCCTAAAGTGTTGGCCGAGTCCTTGGCAGCTAGCCTATCGGAAACCAAGCGTATGCAAAGTCTGGTGCAAGAGATGCTTGACTTGTCACGGGCCGAACAATTGGAAATCAACTTTAGTCATGAAACAACCGACGTCCAGAAGTTGGTTGCCCAGGCGTTTAATGACTTTAAGATGATTCACCCGGACTTTCTTTTTACGTTTGATGATGATGTTGAGCAACCCGTCTATGCCCAAATTTATCGGAATCATTTAGAACAAATTCTGATTATTTTACTAGATAATGCGGTGAAGTATTCAACCAAACGCCGCGAAATTCACTTATCCTTGTCGACGGATGTCCGTTATATTGAGGTAGCCGTTCAAGATTTTGGTGAGGGAATTTCAAAAGACAATCTTGATCGGGTCTTCAATCGGTTCTACCGGGTAGATAAAGCACGCAGTCGCGATAAGGGCGGTAATGGTTTGGGGTTATCCATTGCGCAACGGCTGGTGGAAGGCTATCATGGTCGGATTAGTGTTGAATCAGTTGTGGGTCAAGGGTCAATATTTAGATTCCATTTACCGATTTTAAAAGATCCTAAATTATTGGCACAGGCCGCTGATGAGGCGACGACGGTTGAAAAGATTCCAAAGACCGCATTGCCAGCTGGTATTAAGCCAGCGACACCTGATCCAGATGAGCCACCATTAGATGCACATGAACATGAAAAATAA
- a CDS encoding RNA methyltransferase has translation MEKINSLQNAHVKAWKKLQTKKGRHQQGLYLLDGWHLVNEAVKAKVSIKTLLLTEKQLATKPDLTHFPDVIEISEEVASHISATVTPQGVFALALLPKPAADPLAQLDLSRPWLLLDNVQDPGNIGTMVRTADAAGFAGVAFGTGTGDIHQPKVERAMQGSQFHLQLISTDLAALVTQMKAQGLPIYGSELNPQAAAYLDVDAPVSFGLIMGNEGNGMSAALLAQTTKNLYIPIKGRAESLNVAIAAGILMFGLNR, from the coding sequence ATGGAAAAAATTAATTCGTTGCAAAATGCCCACGTGAAGGCGTGGAAAAAACTACAGACGAAAAAGGGTCGTCACCAACAAGGCTTATACTTATTGGATGGGTGGCATTTGGTTAATGAAGCGGTCAAAGCCAAGGTTTCAATCAAAACACTGCTGTTAACCGAAAAACAACTAGCAACTAAGCCAGATTTAACGCATTTTCCTGACGTCATTGAAATCTCAGAGGAAGTTGCCAGTCATATCAGCGCAACCGTGACACCACAGGGGGTCTTTGCGTTAGCTTTGCTGCCTAAGCCAGCCGCTGATCCTTTAGCCCAGCTGGATTTAAGTCGGCCATGGTTACTGCTAGATAATGTGCAAGATCCAGGTAATATTGGCACCATGGTACGGACTGCGGATGCAGCGGGCTTTGCCGGGGTGGCGTTCGGGACTGGTACCGGTGATATTCATCAACCTAAAGTGGAACGGGCTATGCAAGGTAGCCAATTTCATTTGCAATTAATTAGTACGGATTTAGCGGCGCTGGTGACCCAGATGAAAGCACAAGGGTTGCCGATTTATGGATCAGAATTAAACCCACAGGCGGCAGCGTACTTAGATGTGGATGCCCCCGTGAGTTTCGGACTGATTATGGGTAACGAAGGCAACGGTATGAGTGCTGCTTTATTGGCCCAAACGACTAAAAATTTGTATATCCCAATTAAAGGCCGAGCCGAATCGTTGAATGTTGCGATTGCGGCTGGAATTTTGATGTTTGGTCTAAATCGTTAA
- a CDS encoding HD domain-containing protein, with the protein MKINAWKQDSEYVAIVADLLAQPAVQHLADFTQHHHSNRLDHSIAVSYDSYLLAKKWHLNTAAVARGGLLHDLFYYDWRETKFDLGSHAFIHPRVALRNAEKLTKLTPMEKDIILKHMFGATLAIPKYRESLLVSLVDDYEAEHEFFGPLRLKVAKQLDRFRGKVSAG; encoded by the coding sequence ATGAAAATCAATGCATGGAAACAAGATTCCGAGTACGTGGCAATTGTCGCTGATTTATTAGCTCAACCGGCTGTGCAACACTTAGCCGATTTTACGCAACACCATCATTCGAATCGATTAGATCATTCAATTGCAGTTTCATATGATAGTTATTTATTAGCAAAGAAATGGCACCTCAACACTGCTGCGGTCGCACGTGGTGGTTTGTTACATGATTTGTTTTATTATGATTGGCGTGAAACCAAGTTTGACTTGGGGTCACACGCCTTTATTCACCCGCGGGTAGCGTTACGGAACGCTGAAAAGTTAACCAAACTAACCCCGATGGAGAAAGACATCATTTTAAAGCACATGTTTGGGGCGACGTTAGCCATACCTAAATATCGAGAAAGTTTGTTAGTCTCTTTAGTCGATGATTATGAAGCAGAACATGAGTTTTTTGGACCATTACGTCTCAAGGTGGCCAAACAACTGGACCGATTCCGGGGGAAAGTTTCCGCCGGATAA
- a CDS encoding helix-turn-helix domain-containing protein, which yields MSEMILDTVVDTTAESEFELCPKFEQTFSILGKKWNGLIIDVLLEDGPQRFKNLARRIPRCSDRVLVVRLKELEANGIVSRITHCDSALIEYRLTAKGADLKQVMETVHGWSDKWNSPENSYE from the coding sequence ATGTCAGAAATGATACTGGATACGGTTGTTGACACGACCGCTGAATCCGAATTTGAATTGTGTCCTAAATTTGAACAAACCTTTTCAATTTTAGGTAAAAAGTGGAATGGCCTAATTATTGACGTTTTATTAGAGGATGGGCCACAACGTTTTAAAAACCTGGCGCGACGAATTCCACGTTGTAGTGACCGCGTTTTGGTGGTGCGCTTGAAAGAATTAGAAGCCAATGGCATCGTTAGTCGGATTACACATTGTGATTCAGCCTTGATTGAATACCGATTAACTGCGAAAGGTGCCGATTTAAAGCAAGTGATGGAAACCGTCCATGGTTGGTCTGATAAGTGGAATAGTCCTGAGAATTCTTACGAATAG
- a CDS encoding acylphosphatase gives MRAVTLQVSGRVQGVGFRWATKAAADKCGVNGIVRNLMDGSVFIEAEGEDQRIQVFIDVIKQSPTDFGRVKHLIVHDVEPQNYHNFRITN, from the coding sequence ATGCGAGCAGTAACATTACAAGTTAGCGGTCGCGTGCAAGGCGTCGGCTTTCGCTGGGCCACCAAGGCTGCTGCGGATAAATGCGGTGTCAATGGCATCGTTCGTAATTTAATGGATGGCTCAGTCTTCATTGAAGCTGAAGGTGAAGATCAACGCATTCAAGTTTTCATTGACGTCATCAAACAATCACCGACTGACTTTGGTCGCGTCAAGCACCTCATTGTGCACGATGTTGAACCACAAAACTATCATAATTTTCGGATAACCAATTGA
- a CDS encoding UbiA family prenyltransferase: protein MTVKIFLQFIRLNAKAASVVPYFMGVLFSIYYFQAFNWVNSLIYLIAQVAIALFVTGFNNVQDYYLAVDLHYRDTYNIIGREHLSPRRSLRLMLGMLATAIILGLVLVSRTNLLLLFMGAAAIGVAIFYTYGPVPFSRFPLGELLSGTVEGFGVFFLAVYVNVATPVLMGFTWAWPHFAIVGNLQHILIMILVGLPNIFLVANIMLADNICDLDQDVRNQRYTVPYYIGKARALKVYDWLALLSYLPVLVSVGLQILPIYQLLVVLALPKIIKNIKTFNAVQVKETTFNTAPQNLMLFQGLQLIALILGIVF, encoded by the coding sequence ATGACGGTCAAGATTTTTTTGCAATTTATTCGATTGAATGCGAAGGCCGCCAGCGTCGTGCCATATTTTATGGGTGTTTTATTTTCAATTTATTATTTTCAAGCATTTAATTGGGTTAATTCACTAATTTATCTCATCGCCCAAGTGGCAATCGCCTTATTTGTCACGGGGTTCAATAATGTGCAGGATTATTATCTGGCCGTCGATTTACATTATCGTGACACGTACAACATTATTGGGCGTGAGCACTTATCGCCACGCCGTTCGTTACGACTAATGCTTGGGATGTTAGCGACTGCCATTATTCTAGGGCTCGTTTTAGTCTCACGGACCAATTTGCTTTTACTATTTATGGGAGCGGCGGCGATTGGCGTCGCAATATTTTATACGTATGGACCGGTGCCATTTTCACGTTTTCCGTTGGGGGAATTATTGTCGGGAACGGTTGAAGGGTTCGGCGTGTTCTTTTTAGCGGTCTATGTTAACGTAGCGACGCCGGTGTTAATGGGCTTTACTTGGGCGTGGCCGCACTTTGCCATTGTTGGTAATTTACAACATATCTTAATCATGATATTAGTGGGATTACCGAACATCTTTTTAGTTGCAAATATTATGTTAGCTGATAATATTTGTGATTTAGATCAGGATGTGCGGAATCAACGTTATACGGTGCCTTATTATATCGGGAAAGCACGGGCTTTGAAAGTCTATGATTGGTTAGCGTTGCTCAGTTATTTACCGGTGCTTGTGAGTGTTGGCTTACAAATTTTACCTATTTATCAATTATTAGTTGTTTTGGCGCTACCAAAAATCATCAAAAATATCAAAACCTTCAATGCCGTTCAAGTGAAGGAAACGACGTTTAATACGGCGCCACAGAATTTGATGTTGTTTCAAGGGTTGCAGTTAATTGCGCTTATTCTAGGAATTGTTTTTTAA
- the pheS gene encoding phenylalanine--tRNA ligase subunit alpha, with translation MSLQDRLTELRDQGLADIKSADVLKKVNQVKVDLLGKKGPITEVLRGMRDLEPEERPKVGAYANEVRDKLQAAIDHRREQLEQAVVNKQLVAETVDVTLPGRTVPQGQPHVITQIITELEDLFIGMGYQIEDGDEVEEDYYNFERLNLPKDHPARDMQDTFYITKEVLLRTQTSADQPRSLENHDFSKGPLKVLSPGRVYRRDTDDATHSHQFHQIEGLVVDKNITMADLKGTLVLVANELFGDQFDVRIRPSYFPFTEPSVEADVTCFNCNGKGCAVCKQTGWIEVLGAGMVHPRVLEMSGIDPEVYGGFAFGLGPDRFAMLKYGVDDIRNFYLNDVRFLSQFYKKG, from the coding sequence ATGAGTTTACAAGATCGATTAACCGAATTGCGTGATCAGGGCTTAGCAGATATTAAGTCAGCGGATGTCTTGAAAAAAGTCAATCAAGTTAAAGTTGATTTGCTTGGCAAGAAAGGCCCGATTACAGAAGTCTTACGTGGTATGCGGGACTTGGAACCAGAAGAACGGCCCAAAGTTGGGGCTTATGCGAATGAGGTCCGGGATAAGTTACAAGCGGCGATTGATCATCGGCGGGAACAATTAGAACAAGCCGTTGTCAATAAGCAATTAGTTGCTGAGACGGTTGATGTGACCTTGCCTGGTCGTACAGTCCCACAAGGGCAACCGCATGTGATTACCCAGATTATTACGGAATTAGAAGATTTGTTTATTGGCATGGGCTATCAGATTGAGGATGGCGACGAAGTTGAAGAAGATTACTATAACTTCGAACGGTTGAACTTACCAAAGGATCATCCGGCCCGCGATATGCAAGATACGTTTTATATTACGAAAGAAGTCTTATTACGGACGCAAACTTCTGCCGATCAACCACGCTCACTAGAAAACCACGATTTTTCGAAGGGACCTTTGAAGGTGCTATCACCAGGGCGGGTCTATCGACGTGATACGGATGATGCGACTCATTCGCATCAATTCCATCAAATCGAAGGGTTAGTCGTTGATAAAAATATTACGATGGCCGATTTAAAAGGGACCTTAGTCCTAGTTGCCAATGAATTATTTGGTGATCAATTTGATGTTCGGATTCGACCGAGCTACTTCCCATTTACAGAACCATCCGTTGAAGCAGATGTCACTTGTTTTAACTGTAATGGTAAGGGCTGTGCAGTCTGCAAACAGACTGGTTGGATTGAAGTTTTAGGTGCCGGCATGGTTCATCCACGCGTCTTAGAGATGTCTGGCATTGATCCCGAAGTTTATGGTGGTTTTGCCTTTGGCTTAGGTCCAGATCGGTTTGCCATGTTGAAGTATGGGGTAGACGATATTCGTAACTTCTACTTAAATGATGTTCGGTTCTTGTCGCAGTTTTATAAGAAAGGTTAG
- a CDS encoding response regulator transcription factor has translation MSRILIIEDEKNLSRFVELELKHEGYDIQVEYNGRKGLDAALAEDFDAILLDLMLPELNGLEVCRRVREVKNTPIIMMTARDSVIDRVSGLDHGADDYIVKPFAIEELLARLRALLRRIDLESEQQSTKQTTVTYKDLTIEKENLVVKRGDEVINLTKREYELLLTLMENINVVLARDVLLNKVWGYESEVETNVVDVYIRYLRNKIDRPGEKSYIQTVRGTGYVIRS, from the coding sequence ATGAGTCGAATATTAATTATTGAGGATGAAAAAAATCTATCCCGCTTTGTCGAACTAGAATTAAAGCATGAAGGTTACGATATTCAGGTTGAATATAATGGTCGTAAAGGTTTGGATGCAGCATTAGCTGAAGATTTTGATGCGATTCTCTTAGACTTAATGTTGCCTGAACTAAATGGGTTAGAAGTTTGTCGACGGGTCCGTGAAGTTAAAAACACCCCAATTATTATGATGACGGCCCGTGACTCAGTCATTGATCGGGTTTCTGGTTTGGACCATGGGGCGGATGACTATATTGTTAAGCCATTTGCAATTGAAGAGTTATTGGCACGTTTACGGGCCTTACTACGACGGATTGATCTCGAAAGTGAACAACAAAGTACGAAGCAAACCACGGTAACTTATAAAGATTTAACGATTGAAAAAGAAAATTTAGTCGTTAAACGTGGTGATGAAGTGATTAACTTAACGAAGCGGGAATACGAATTGCTATTGACTTTAATGGAAAATATCAATGTCGTCTTAGCGCGTGACGTCTTGTTAAACAAAGTTTGGGGTTATGAATCTGAAGTTGAAACTAACGTTGTCGATGTTTATATTCGTTACTTACGAAATAAAATTGATCGACCAGGCGAAAAGAGCTACATCCAAACTGTTCGTGGGACAGGATACGTGATTCGGTCATAA
- the gndA gene encoding NADP-dependent phosphogluconate dehydrogenase: MSNEKPQIGVIGMAVMGKNLALNIESRGYKVAIFNRTGAKTEKVVQDHADKQLVPSYNVADFVGSLETPRRIIMMVKAGKPTDAVIDELLPLLDKGDVLIDGGNTNFNDTMARNARLDKSGINFIGMGVSGGELGALQGPSLMPGGQKEAYDLVAPILEKIAAKAPQDGAPCVTYIGANGAGHYVKMVHNGIEYGDEELIDESYNMMRNVAGLSVDEMSDVFTEWNKGELSSYLVEITADILSRKDDLGADKTKPIVDMILDRGNNKGTGKWSSEDALNVQVPQSVITEAVYARYISMMKTERVAASKKLAGPKNDVKLPAKEELVEKIRQALYFSKIMSYAQGFEQLRFAAEHYGWDLKFGELAQIWRAGCIIRAQFLQNITNAFDKKPDLNNLLMDDYFTDIAAKYQQSTRDVLSLAVQAGVPMPAFSAALSYYDSYRAEVLPANLLQAQRDYFGAHTYERTDREGAFHYTWYEEQ, translated from the coding sequence ATGAGTAATGAAAAACCACAAATTGGTGTCATTGGAATGGCCGTTATGGGCAAGAACTTGGCTTTGAATATTGAAAGCCGCGGCTATAAGGTCGCCATCTTTAACCGGACGGGTGCCAAGACGGAAAAAGTCGTTCAGGATCATGCGGACAAGCAATTAGTCCCTAGCTATAACGTGGCTGATTTTGTTGGGTCACTGGAAACACCACGGCGGATTATTATGATGGTTAAGGCTGGCAAACCAACCGACGCTGTGATTGATGAATTATTACCATTGCTAGATAAGGGCGATGTGTTAATTGATGGTGGGAATACCAACTTTAATGACACGATGGCTCGGAATGCCCGTTTAGACAAGTCGGGGATTAACTTTATCGGCATGGGCGTTTCTGGCGGTGAATTGGGCGCTTTACAAGGCCCTTCATTGATGCCAGGTGGTCAAAAGGAAGCTTATGACCTAGTTGCCCCAATCTTAGAAAAGATTGCTGCTAAGGCCCCTCAAGATGGCGCACCTTGTGTCACTTACATCGGTGCTAACGGTGCCGGTCATTACGTTAAGATGGTCCATAATGGGATCGAATACGGTGATGAAGAGTTAATTGATGAAAGTTACAACATGATGCGAAATGTTGCTGGCTTATCAGTTGATGAAATGTCTGATGTCTTCACCGAATGGAACAAGGGTGAATTAAGCAGTTACCTCGTTGAAATTACTGCGGATATCTTATCCCGTAAAGATGACTTGGGCGCTGACAAGACAAAGCCAATCGTTGATATGATTTTAGACCGTGGGAACAACAAAGGAACTGGTAAGTGGAGTTCCGAAGATGCATTGAACGTCCAAGTGCCACAATCAGTTATCACTGAAGCGGTTTATGCACGTTACATTTCCATGATGAAGACGGAACGGGTTGCAGCTTCTAAGAAGCTAGCCGGTCCTAAGAATGACGTTAAATTACCAGCTAAAGAAGAATTAGTTGAAAAAATTCGTCAAGCCTTATACTTCAGCAAAATCATGAGTTATGCGCAAGGTTTCGAACAATTACGTTTTGCCGCTGAACATTATGGTTGGGACTTGAAGTTTGGTGAATTAGCACAGATTTGGCGTGCGGGTTGTATCATCCGGGCCCAATTCTTACAAAATATCACCAATGCTTTTGATAAGAAGCCTGACTTAAATAACTTGTTGATGGATGATTACTTTACAGATATTGCTGCGAAGTATCAACAATCGACACGTGATGTTTTAAGCTTAGCGGTTCAAGCTGGGGTTCCAATGCCAGCCTTTAGCGCAGCGTTGTCATACTATGACTCATATCGGGCCGAAGTATTGCCAGCAAACTTATTACAAGCACAACGGGATTATTTTGGTGCGCATACCTATGAACGGACTGACCGTGAAGGGGCCTTCCATTATACTTGGTATGAAGAACAATAA
- the yidC gene encoding membrane protein insertase YidC: protein MKKRKGLTVTLALSSLALLLSGCVQVSKAGKPYGFVYDYLARPGQIVMQWLSQLFGNNYGWAIIGLTVIVRLVLLPMMINQQRKSTYQQEKMAAVKPQLANIQARQKQATTQAEKAAVSNEMMQLYRDNGISMTGGIGCLPLLIQFPIFSALYYAIRYSPELSSAKFMGIALGHSSLLLAILAFVSYLAQGYLSMIGLPAEQRKAMRTMLVVSPVMILFVTMSAPAGLGLYFFVGGLFACLQTLIINYFRPRIRREVEADLKKHPIKTPTPSAVGGAKPVNATENSVTDTPTPHQSDGAGRNAGKQQRHHH from the coding sequence GTGAAAAAGAGAAAAGGCCTCACCGTTACACTGGCACTGTCCAGCTTAGCGTTGCTACTTAGTGGCTGTGTACAGGTTTCAAAAGCTGGTAAACCATACGGCTTCGTATATGACTACTTAGCGCGACCTGGACAAATTGTGATGCAATGGTTATCACAGTTGTTCGGCAACAATTACGGTTGGGCTATTATTGGCTTAACGGTCATCGTGCGGTTAGTCTTATTGCCAATGATGATTAATCAACAACGTAAATCGACCTATCAACAAGAAAAAATGGCGGCAGTTAAGCCACAATTAGCTAATATTCAAGCACGGCAAAAGCAAGCCACAACACAGGCTGAAAAGGCCGCTGTCAGCAACGAAATGATGCAACTCTACCGTGATAATGGGATTAGTATGACTGGCGGCATTGGCTGTTTACCATTACTGATTCAATTTCCAATTTTCTCAGCCTTGTATTATGCGATTCGCTACTCACCAGAACTTTCTAGTGCTAAGTTTATGGGAATTGCCTTAGGTCACTCTAGTCTCCTATTGGCAATTCTGGCATTCGTTTCTTACCTAGCCCAAGGTTACCTCTCAATGATTGGGTTACCCGCTGAGCAACGTAAGGCCATGCGGACCATGTTAGTCGTCAGCCCCGTCATGATTTTATTTGTAACCATGTCAGCGCCAGCCGGTTTGGGCCTCTACTTCTTCGTTGGCGGCCTGTTCGCCTGCTTACAAACTTTAATCATCAACTATTTCCGTCCTCGAATTCGACGGGAAGTTGAAGCTGATTTAAAGAAGCATCCAATCAAGACGCCTACGCCGAGTGCCGTTGGTGGCGCTAAACCAGTTAACGCAACTGAAAATTCAGTGACCGATACCCCAACGCCACATCAATCTGATGGTGCGGGTCGAAATGCGGGTAAACAGCAACGTCATCATCATTAA